AACGGAAGGTCTGATCAGTAACACGGCCGGTGAACATGTTCCTCAGCTTGGTACGTACAAATGCGCCGCCCTTGCCGGGTTTGAAATGCTGAAATTCAACGATTTCGTAAGGTTTACCATCAATCTCAATCTTAAGTCCGTTTCTAAAATCTTTAGTAGAAATCATATTTCCTCCGAATAAAATATTATTTGCAGGGCCCCATATGGCGCCTTTAAGCGTTACCCCGCTGTCTTCATAGTAATAAACGTGACAGCAGCTGCGGTTTTCTGCGGCTAGAATATCGTCCCTAAAAACTAATCAGCTGCCACATGCGAAAACAATGCTTGAACGGCCAAGGCATAGCTCATTATTCCGAATCCGGCAATTACTCCAATGCACTGTTTTCCCATAAAACTTTGCTGGCGAACAGGATCTTCGGTGCGAGCCCAGATATTACTGATATGAACTTCCGCGCAAGGCACTTCGATCCATGCCAGACAATCCGCCAAAGCAAGGCTGGTGTGAGTGTATGCTCCGGCATTAAAGGCAACTCCATCAACCCCGTCTTCACGGGCTTTTTCCAACCTGTCGATCAAGGCCCCCTCGGAATTGGACTGGAAGAATTCCAGTTTGATTTCATCTGCCT
This portion of the Desulfovibrio sp. JC022 genome encodes:
- a CDS encoding type II 3-dehydroquinate dehydratase; amino-acid sequence: MKTFLILNGPNLGYVGKRQPEIYGSDKIEDIPEHLKTLMGDKADEIKLEFFQSNSEGALIDRLEKAREDGVDGVAFNAGAYTHTSLALADCLAWIEVPCAEVHISNIWARTEDPVRQQSFMGKQCIGVIAGFGIMSYALAVQALFSHVAAD